From Mastacembelus armatus chromosome 9, fMasArm1.2, whole genome shotgun sequence:
GTGGTGCTGTTGGGAGGTCAAGGGTCAGAAACAGGAAGGTGGACTCAGACATCTGCTCCTGGTACTCTTCTGTCAAAAGCAATGCCTCTTTCTCCTCTGGTGACTGAAAAACATAAGAAAAGAAAGAGTAACATTGTTTTATTAACCCAAAGGAATTCAAAAAAATACCAAATCTCAAATACAAGCAGCAAACCTACTAAATCTGGGTGTGGAAGTTTCTTGGAGAAGATCCGCATGGAGCCTTGAAATGCCTTTGTAACGATTGCTATAGTGGCAGAATGACAGTTGAGATCAGTGGTTAGTTCTTCTtatactaaaaataaatataagagtatattttttttttttaattaaaaaaaaaaacttaaatataaaTCCTTTTTTCTAGCTTTGCTTCTACTTTAAGAATTATACCACAATTATACCACACAGTGTACAGGTATTATGAACTAACAATTAGGAATGACATTTCTTTGGTTCTCCTCTATCTTACATGGCTTTTTCTTTGTGCCTCCGAGAGCACCATGCAGCGCATTCAAAAACCACGTCATAAAGTCCACAGCATCGCctacacaggagaaaacaatcAATCAGCCCATGGTATTCCCTGACAGGGCAACATGTTTAAACCCCATTTCATGCGAATCTCATATTTTATACTATAGTATGTGTTGAAACACAAATCACACCTTGCTTGGTAATTTGGAAGTTCTTCTTGCTGCAAAGCACCACAGCCTGCAGCATTTCATGGGGGGACACATGAGCCTTAAAGTTTCTCGGGTTCCAAAGTTTGCGCATCAGCTCACCAAACCTCTGCACCAGGAGGAACATGATGTCCCCCGGTGGCCTGCGGATTCCTTTGTAGTTTTCCTCCTCAAGGAAATAGTTTCGCAAAGGTGGAACATTTGAAAAAGCCTAGAGAGAAGAAGCAAACATAAAAACGTtggaattattttaaaaagtgtcaaGATAAGGTCCACTGTGGCAGTAATTCATACCTGCAACACCACATTGGCGTAGTCATTGGCTTTGATGTTGTTGAGCCCCACAATTCCTGGCAGGTAAGTTGTACCATCGTAAGCTCGGTACAGCTTACCCTGCTTGTCCAGCCCCGCGATGTGCTGCTTCGTGAAAGTTGGCTTCAGCACATACTGCGAAAGAAGAAGTGGCAACTAATTACTCCCAAATTAGAGTTtagaaacactgacaaaaatcaaactgaaaattGTCAATAatgatgtgacattttgaatattatattattaatactATTTAAGTCTTAGTGAAACACTGGTATCATAACATGGGAGTAACAAACAGGTAGTTTAATTTGCTGTACACATTTAGTCTCATTACCAGGatataaaaacatgattttactTACGGTGATGTCTTCTAGTGAGGAGTCGATAATCTCATAGTTGTCTGGCAGACAGTAAAACTTGAGTGTGTGCAGGTTGAGGAACACATGATGGGTAAACTGTACACTGTGAGTGTAAGCATGGGATTTCAGACCTCTACCTACAACACAGCAATCAGTCAGAAGTAAATCAGTCCAACCACAGCCAGATGTTTACGTGAATTCATTCATAAAAGCTCAGCTGATTTACCCACCTTGGAAATATTTTCCACATATCAGGCAGGCGTAGACATTGATGTGGGAGAGCGAGATGCTGCAGAGCTTCTCAAAATCAAAGTCCAGCACACTCCTGGTCGATTAACAGTGTTGGTAACTTTAGTTAACTTATAGAGGACGAGAGGGCTAACTAGCAGTTAGCAACAACGTTAGATATGGACGTTATGTTTTAACTCACCTGTTTATGGTGTCAAGATAAGGGCAGTGGCGGCTTCTGTTGTCTTCTACTACACGACCTCGTCCTCTTTTGGCTGTCACTGCAACACAGAGTGAAGTGCTAACTGTCCACATTGTGGCTGAATGAACGCTAACTTAGCTAAACAGGCTAACTAACCTAGCGTCTGGGCTGTTAGGAAGTGATAGGTTTGGTTCACGAGGTACGCTGGATGGGCGGTGAATTTGTTGTAGCTTCATAATACTGATACTTGTTGAGCCACCCGTAAGTCGCCGGGCCGACCGGTGAACAAAATCAAACACGCTGCTAGCACCGGGTACCTAGCTAACAGCTAACCAAACGTAGGGCTTACGTTAACAATAACATTAAGTCAAACACACTTACCTCCGTCTTCATTGTCATCATCGTCCActtcagcctctctctctcgctttaGAGAAGCCATCACAGCCGTCAGTTTGCGACTTTAATACCAGAGAGAAAGCACAACTTCACTCGCGGGAGCTCAATGGGTCAACGTCGAAACTCGCGCTGCGTCGCAGGTAGCAAACAGCACACCAAAACCTATCCCGGAGTTTGCAGCTAGCGACCCCGACCCATCAACTGCTCGGCCGATGCCAAAACTAACGCGATATCCTGCGGAATGTTATTGTTACTCTATTGGATGCTTTGAATTGTTTtatagtgtttcttttttaaataacgtgttttttttttaaactagcGTTAT
This genomic window contains:
- the usp39 gene encoding ubiquitin carboxyl-terminal hydrolase 39, with product MASLKREREAEVDDDDNEDGVTAKRGRGRVVEDNRSRHCPYLDTINRSVLDFDFEKLCSISLSHINVYACLICGKYFQGRGLKSHAYTHSVQFTHHVFLNLHTLKFYCLPDNYEIIDSSLEDITYVLKPTFTKQHIAGLDKQGKLYRAYDGTTYLPGIVGLNNIKANDYANVVLQAFSNVPPLRNYFLEEENYKGIRRPPGDIMFLLVQRFGELMRKLWNPRNFKAHVSPHEMLQAVVLCSKKNFQITKQGDAVDFMTWFLNALHGALGGTKKKPSIVTKAFQGSMRIFSKKLPHPDLSPEEKEALLLTEEYQEQMSESTFLFLTLDLPTAPLYKDEKEQLIIPQVPLFNILGKFNGSTEKEYKTYKENFLKRFQLTKLPPYLVFCIKRFTKNNFFVEKNPTIVNFPITNVDLREYLTEEAQVTEKSTTYDLVANVVHDGKPSEGSYRIHVLHHGTGKWYEMQDLQVIDILPQMITLSEAYIQIWKRQD